A genomic segment from Glycine soja cultivar W05 chromosome 18, ASM419377v2, whole genome shotgun sequence encodes:
- the LOC114397680 gene encoding proteasome subunit alpha type-4-like, with protein sequence MSRRYDSRTTIFSPEGRLYQVEYAMEAIGNAGTAIGILSKDGVVLVGEKKVTSKLLQTSTSTEKMYKIDDHVACAVAGIMSDANILINTARVQAQRYTYAYQEPMPVEQLVQSLCDTKQGYTQFGGLRPFGVSFLFAGWDKNFGFQLYTSDPSGNYGGWKAAAIGANNQAAQSILKQDYKDDITREEAVQLALKVLSKTMDSTSLTSEKLELAEVFLSPSGKVKYQVCSPENLTKLLVKFGVTQPATDTA encoded by the coding sequence ATGTCTCGAAGATATGATAGCCGTACTACAATCTTCTCCCCTGAAGGACGTCTTTACCAAGTGGAATATGCTATGGAGGCCATTGGGAATGCTGGTACTGCAATAGGGATCTTGTCAAAAGATGGGGTAGTTCTGGTTGGTGAGAAGAAAGTCACATCCAAGCTGCTGCAAACCTCAACTTCCACCGAGAAAATGTACAAGATTGATGATCATGTTGCATGTGCCGTGGCTGGAATTATGTCTGATGCTAACATCCTAATCAATACTGCTAGAGTTCAGGCACAGCGCTACACGTATGCTTACCAAGAGCCAATGCCGGTTGAGCAGTTGGTTCAATCTCTTTGTGACACTAAGCAAGGTTACACACAATTTGGTGGTCTTCGTCCATTTGGAGTCTCGTTCCTCTTTGCTGGCTGGGACAAGAATTTTGGCTTTCAACTTTACACTAGTGACCCCAGTGGAAATTATGGCGGTTGGAAAGCTGCAGCTATTGGTGCCAACAACCAGGCAGCACAGTCAATTCTGAAACAGGACTACAAGGATGATATCACAAGGGAAGAAGCAGTTCAACTTGCACTGAAGGTGCTAAGTAAAACTATGGACAGCACAAGTCTTACCTCTGAAAAGCTTGAACTTGCAGAGGTATTTCTCTCACCCTCTGGAAAAGTCAAGTATCAAGTTTGCTCCCCAGAAAACCTGACTAAGCTGTTGGTGAAGTTTGGGGTGACTCAACCGGCAACAGACACTGCTTAG